From Clavelina lepadiformis chromosome 9, kaClaLepa1.1, whole genome shotgun sequence, the proteins below share one genomic window:
- the LOC143471115 gene encoding uncharacterized protein LOC143471115: MVASGFLRLMLISFFVENYLHSAHAERPRREETLKGESIGVNTIPPKNWLFTAPIVKISTNAYGVFGREIYFSDVDVMLTNYIRKNGGDFPLYYSTASEAPYEVIIQADTLYLDERISWQGLKKLKILARRLISNKQELHLMAPSVCERIETNPEKRPGQPRYFCKWYFSPAMPGKTARSGKNGIPSCVVEIYVGRIEGDITIINQASDGIHGEPGKNGASGADGAKQTKHPPCPLEGTPRCHVQGLPGVRGQNGGDGQKAGRSGTGGTGKKMTLIAGRVSGMVKMIRTAGNGGDGAKMGLGGAGGKGGIGGCSALCIGGLGFAFFDYYVPRGRGCGPNITSIDCTHRGPVGESGHWGRNGEDIYGPPQKGADGTLETSDVRIGNMKSWFSGENELLKLFYRRGEYSFLKNQTDEALDVFSFLMKVTEEGSSMHTKASMLKTALENGFDFYGNAKYYAPVSDWNYYSERSKNLLLTGKAFEDAFNNVKNKINDVKQLSWALKSPINIGHKRSKETLADELDVQNSQKHVYINSLKEIEEMMRNEHQEIRKLFPEAILQKKKEMVFDLLDLFSAFTGFTVGVAGAGSGAVISSVTKIAKIFSAEPGCKAPSIAAAQSTLQDGVKFAFQSANVDYHNFDLSDIDVKAIPIIMRSKLARNKRKLFHEFSCLLDTTKKSDKVGHLQRVFEDFFGDADFRISIINKIINIQIQITTIEDQLASIAEVQSALDTIIDSSINNIPMSIKVPFTDKIFNLYQQQEAEIMRSLYDLAKAYQFLSLWKFDALDNYMNVYGDRSLINNLDGTLTGIAHLQSIKNELDYKRKDFIKMLETSAGIGSNSYKLLRKFNKATQSSMFKALNETGRFTINIELDPEDITKIGCDSCYNGRLVSMYVELTGSEQPASVPDNIYLKVAHMGNSYFLLPFSDGKKTSVYLQQEPQNIYGGNVMSFDRKNLMTSTNDDSLEDILHNPLGGNKFCRLEINSDKFYGGQMCRSPYATYTVTVPKTSTLSCDVARGITGTNCKDLDYSKFDEVRVYTYVRSFSSYPAPAGGSFIDS, encoded by the exons ATGGTGGCGAGTGGTTTCCTCAGGTTAATGCTAATTTCCTTCTTTGTCGAGAATTACCTGCATAGTGCTCATGCAGAACGTCCAAGAAGAGAGGAAACTTTGAAAG GTGAATCAATTGGAGTCAATACCATACCCCCGAAGAATTGGCTTTTTACCGCACCCATAGTAAAAATATCCACCAATGCTTATGGGGTCTTCGGTAGAGAAATCTACTTCAGTGATGTTGATGTCATGTTGACAAATTATATAAG GAAGAACGGCGGCGATTTTCCTCTCTACTATTCCACGGCAAGTGAAGCACCGTATGAAGTAATAATTCAAGCTGATACACTCTACCTCGACGAACGAATCAGTTGGCAAGGACTGAAAAAGCTGAAAATATTGGCGCGGAGATTGATCTCTAACAAACAAGAACTGCACTTAATG GCGCCGTCAGTATGTGAAAGGATCGAAACAAATCCAGAAAAACGTCCAGGACAACCGCGGTATTTTTGCAAGTGGTATTTTAGTCCAGCAATGCCTGGAAAGACAGCTAGAAGTGGAAAAAACGGAATTCCAAGCTGTGTTGTTGAAATCTATGTTGGTAGGATCGAAGGCGATATCACAATTATAAACCAG GCTAGCGATGGCATTCATGGTGAACCGGGTAAAAATGGTGCGTCTGGAGCTGACGGCGCTAAACAGACCAAACACCCTCCGTGCCCTTTGGAGGGTACACCACGGTGTCACGTACAAG GTTTACCGGGTGTTAGAGGTCAAAACGGTGGCGATGGCCAAAAAGCAGGTCGCTCCGGGACTGGAGGAACTGGCAAAAAAATGACTCTCATTGCCGGAAGAGTCTCTGGTATGGTTAAAATGATCAGGACAGCTGGTAATGGGGGTGATGGGGCCAAGATGGGATTAGGAGGGGCTGGGGG GAAAGGAGGAATTGGTGGCTGCAGCGCACTGTGTATAGGTGGATTAGGATTTGctttttttgattattatgtACCGCGTGGGAGGGGTTGTGGCCCTAACATAACGTCGATAGATTGTACACACCGTGGACCAGTCGGTGAAAGTGGCCATTGGGGTCGAAACGGAGAGGATATATATGGACCGCCTCAGAAG GGGGCAGACGGCACGTTAGAGACGAGCGATGTTCGAATTGGAAACATGAAATCTTGGTTCTCGGGTGAAAATGAATTGTTAAAGCTCTTCTATCGACGGGGTGAAtatagttttttgaaaaatcagACCGATGAAGCACTTGACGTTTTTTCCTTCTTAATGAAAGTGACAGAAGAAGGCTCGTCAATGCATACAAAG GCTTCCATGCTAAAAACCGCGCTGGAAAATGGATTTGATTTCTATGGCAACGCAAAATACTACGCTCCTGTTAGTGACTGGAATTATTACTCAGAAAGAAGCAAAAATTTGCTCCTCACCGGCAAGGCATTTGAAGACGCTTTCAACAATGTTAAAAACAAG ATTAATGACGTGAAACAACTGAGTTGGGCTTTGAAGTCGCCCATAAACATCGGACACAAACGTTCCAAGGAAACACTCGCAGATGAGCTAGATGTACAAAATTCTCAAAAACATGTCTACATAAATTCTTTGAAGGAAATTGAAGAAATGATGAGAAATGAACATCAGGAAATCAGAAAGTTATTCCCCGAAGCAATTCTTCAAAAG AAAAAGGAAATGGTCTTCGATTTGTTAGATTTGTTCAGTGCATTTACTGGTTTCACTGTTGGTGTTGCTGGTGCAGGTTCCGGCGCAGTCATTAGCAGTGTCACAAAG AttgccaaaatattttctgctGAACCGGGCTGTAAAGCACCTTCTATTGCGGCCGCACAATCAACATTGCAAGACGG GGTAAAGTTTGCATTTCAATCGGCGAACGTCGACTACCACAACTTCGACCTATCTGATATTGACGTCAAAGCTATACCTATCATTATGCGAAGTAAACTCGCAAGAAACAAACGAAAACTCTTCCACGAGTTCAGCTGTTTGCTTGACACGACAAAGAAAAGCGATAAG GTTGGACACTTGCAAAGAgtttttgaagattttttcgGAGACGCTGATTTTCGAATTTCCATCATTAACAAAATAATCAACATACAAATCCAGATAACT ACCATCGAGGACCAGCTCGCTTCGATTGCCGAAGTGCAATCGGCGCTTGACACAATTATTGATTCATCGATCAACAACATACCGATGTCCATCAAAGTACCATTCACGGACAAGATTTTTAA CTTGTACCAACAACAAGAAGCTGAGATCATGCGGTCGTTGTACGATCTTGCCAAAGCTTATCAGTTCCTGAGTCTGTGGAAGTTTGACGCTTTAGATAACTACATGAATGTGTATGGAGACCGG TCATTGATAAACAACCTTGATGGTACCTTGACCGGAATTGCTCATCTGCAATCAATCAAAAATGAACTGGACTACAAAAGGAAGGACTTTATCAAAATGCTTGAAACATCGGCCGGCATCGGTTCTAACTCCTACAAGTTATTGAGGAAATTTAACAAG GCAACACAGTCGAGTATGTTCAAAGCTCTTAACGAGACTGGCCGATTTACGATCAACATTGAACTTGATCCCGAGGACATCACCAAAATTGGTTGCGATTCTTGTTACAACGGTCGTCTGGTATCAATGTACGTCGAATTGACTGGCTCTGAACAACCAGCAAGTGTTCCCGACAA CATCTACTTAAAGGTTGCTCACATGGGCAACTCATACTTCCTGCTGCCGTTTTCAGACGGAAAGAAGACGTCAGTTTATCTTCAACAAGAACCTCAAAATATTTACGGCGGCAACGTTATGTCGTTTGATAGAAAGAATCTGATGACGTCCACTAACGACGATTCATTGGAAGACATTTTGCATAATCCTTTG GGaggaaacaaattttgcagaCTTGAAATAAATTCTGATAAATTCTACGGTGGTCAAATGTGTAGGAGTCCATACGCCACTTACACTGTCACAGTGCCTAAAACTTCTACACTTTCGTGTGATGTGGCCAGAGGCATCACAGGAACAAACTGCAAGGATCTCGATTATTCCAA ATTCGACGAAGTGCGAGTGTATACCTACGTCCGATCATTCAGCAGTTACCCGGCTCCTGCTGGGGGTTCTTTTATAGACTCATGA
- the LOC143470748 gene encoding uncharacterized protein LOC143470748, with translation MPRHRSAKCLKHLVLDKIAETVRQLAGESGNRRNCSNKNYELLKQFLTPFNVCGPNITNSINFVLVKHYDLRWPAISFFGSSMTVLNLSFIQNQEDTILIERSIKTFILVNCPRIEVLCLNFCTKISCEVVRLLITASKDTLRRLELQNVTLSGNIFEAIGKCDKLSYLDISRDFEHSQKFSFYKLAKMFLIYGKRTGFARNLEVLHMNNVDCASKKPFHFFAHMFYYWCPQLSRFTHHLLFEALAHLCKLNKGPKPLYLKGGKDYHESNRLCVSWFEEQHDALLQCVPKMENLNIISGNEKKATIVYIIQNQRLQLTTLELSWIHPFGFLKYVGLLCPYLEDVTVDKILVETQSNLVQVVKEEFEKLSLTALETGLKPWSKLKSLCMRAANSYLEDEDITSLLKTICKNSSGSLKILSLEFGIHSCAYDVLNELFQDGTLRDLKDLLCLEKDVTPNMIWDWLTFDNSLKFIYVKCSQINPVLLEIEQFNRYIDEKNLDLKIIRC, from the coding sequence ATGCCCAGACATCGTTCTGCAAAATGCCTTAAGCATTTAGTGCTGGATAAAATTGCCGAAACCGTGAGGCAGTTGGCCGGTGAATCAGGAAACAGAAGAAATTgcagcaacaaaaattatgaGCTGCTCAAGCAATTTCTGACGCCCTTCAACGTTTGCGGCCCCAATATTACAAACAGCATTAACTTCGTTTTGGTAAAACATTACGATCTTCGTTGGCCGGCAATCAGTTTTTTTGGTTCCTCGATGACTgtgttaaatttaagttttattcaAAACCAAGAAGATACAATTTTAATTGAACGCagcattaaaacttttattcttgTGAATTGTCCCAGGATTgaagttttgtgtttaaatttttgcacGAAAATTTCTTGCGAAGTGGTCAGACTACTCATAACCGCATCTAAAGACACTCTACGAAGGCTGGAGCTTCAAAACGTCACTTTGAGCGGAAATATCTTTGAGGCAATCGGAAAATGCGACAAATTATCTTACTTGGACATTTCTCGAGACTTCGAACATtcacaaaagttttcattttataaacttgcaaaaatgtttttgatctATGGAAAACGAACAGGATTCGCGAGAAATTTGGAAGTTTTACACATGAACAACGTCGACTGTGCTTCCAAAAAACCATTTCATTTCTTCGCTCACATGTTTTATTATTGGTGTCCGCAACTTTCAAGATTTACTCATCATTTGCTATTCGAAGCACTTGCTCATCTTTGTAAGCTGAACAAAGGACCAAAACCTCTTTACTTAAAGGGAGGTAAAGACTACCACGAGAGCAACAGATTATGCGTTTCCTGGTTTGAAGAGCAACATGATGCTTTGCTTCAGTGCGTGCCAAAAATGGAAAACTTAAATATAATTTctggaaatgaaaaaaaggCGACCATTGTTTACATTATTCAGAATCAAAGACTACAATTAACGACTTTAGAATTAAGTTGGATCCATCCTTTTGGCTTTTTAAAATACGTTGGACTCCTGTGTCCTTATTTAGAAGATGTTACGGTTGACAAAATATTGGTTGAAACTCAAAGTAACCTTGTTCAAGTTGTCAAGGAAGAGTTTGAAAAATTGTCCCTAACTGCTTTGGAAACTGGATTAAAACCTTGGTCGAAGTTAAAATCGCTGTGTATGAGAGCTGCAAACAGCTATCTTGAAGATGAAGATATCACATCACTGCTCAAAACAATCTGTAAAAACTCCTCTGGATCGCTTAAAATATTGTCTTTAGAGTTTGGAATTCATAGTTGTGCTTATGACGTTCTGAACGAATTGTTTCAGGATGGCACTTTACGTGATTTGAAAGATCTTCTTTGTTTAGAAAAGGACGTCACTCCAAATATGATTTGGGATTGGTTAACCTTTGACAACAgcttgaaatttatttatgtaaagtGTTCTCAAATAAATCCAGTTTTATTAGAAATTGAACAATTCAATCGTTACATTGATGAAAAGAACTTGGACCTTAAAATAATACGTTGTTAG